One window of the Mycobacteriales bacterium genome contains the following:
- a CDS encoding error-prone DNA polymerase, producing the protein MPWSELERRLSDKPVGDGNDSPAWSRKRAPYTPPPVPRGRSSVPYAELHAHSHFSFLDGASSPEELAEEAARLGLAALALTDHDGFYGVVRFAEAARAVGLPTVFGAELSLGLTRPQNGVADPEGSHLVVLARGPRGYASLARAISEAQLAGAEKGRPAYDPARLAELHRRDWTVLTGCRKGAVAQALRAGGPEAADRALGELVDTFGRDRVLVELWERRDPLDTERNDALVALARRHRLPYVATNNVHHATPAGHRLATVVAAVRARRSLDEVDGWLPANAAAHLRSGEEQARRFARWPGAVETAAEVAKDCAFDLSVVAPRLPDCPVPEGHTEMSWLRELTMRGAVRPYGTRDAETAPGAYAMLDKELAVIDAMGFAGYFLIVHDIVQFCRRENIFCQGRGSAANSAVCYVIGITAVDAVRLKLLFERFLSPHRDGPPDIDLDIENGRREEVIQYVYARYGRDRAAQVCNVITYRPRSAIREVGRAFGYPEGQLDVWSRHVDGWARLSEQPDLDVPAPVMEQAAALQQAPRHLGIHSGGMVVCDRPILEVCPVEWARMPGRTVLQWDKDDCAATGLVKFDLLGLGMLTALHKTFDLMREHHGVDLDLATIPQEDPEVYDMLCRADSVGVFQVESRAQMATLPRLRPREFFDLVIEVALIRPGPIQGGSVHPYLRRRHGAEPVTYLHPLLKPALEKTLGVPLFQEQLMQIAVDVAGFTPADADELRIAMGAKRSKERMTRLRDRLMAGMAANDVPPDVAEQIYDKLVAFANYGFPESHSVSFAYLVYASAWLKLRYPAAFLAALLNSQPMGFYSPQSLVADARRHGVTVRGVDVNASRADADLEPDGAVRLGLSYVRSLSKTVAERIEEGRPYASMAELVRRVPLSQRQLETLATAGAFGCFGLDRRGALWAAGAVAAGTPDRLAGVVVGAEPPPLPPMTPVEEVVADVWATGVSADRHVVSFVRDRLAEVGAVNAADLRGLPDRTRVWVGGAVIHRQRPATAGGTTFVNLEDETGQINVICSPGVWRRFRRVAVGSPGLLVRGRLENAHGVANVVADKLEPLRLEVTMPSRDFH; encoded by the coding sequence ATGCCGTGGTCGGAGCTGGAACGCCGCCTCTCCGACAAGCCGGTCGGCGACGGCAACGACAGCCCCGCCTGGTCGCGCAAGCGCGCGCCGTACACGCCGCCGCCGGTGCCGCGCGGCCGGAGCAGCGTGCCGTACGCCGAGCTGCACGCGCACTCGCACTTCTCGTTCCTCGACGGCGCGTCCAGCCCGGAGGAGCTGGCGGAGGAGGCGGCGCGGCTCGGCCTGGCGGCGCTGGCGCTGACCGACCACGACGGGTTCTACGGCGTCGTCCGCTTCGCCGAGGCGGCGCGCGCGGTGGGGCTGCCGACGGTGTTCGGCGCCGAGCTGAGCCTCGGCCTCACCCGGCCGCAGAACGGCGTAGCCGACCCGGAGGGCAGCCACCTCGTCGTCCTCGCCCGCGGCCCGCGCGGCTACGCGAGCCTCGCCCGCGCGATCAGCGAGGCGCAGCTCGCCGGTGCGGAGAAGGGCCGTCCGGCCTACGACCCGGCCCGCCTCGCCGAGCTGCACCGGAGGGACTGGACCGTCCTCACCGGCTGCCGCAAAGGTGCTGTGGCCCAGGCGCTGCGCGCCGGCGGCCCCGAGGCCGCCGACCGGGCGCTCGGCGAGCTGGTCGACACCTTCGGCCGCGACCGCGTCCTGGTCGAGCTGTGGGAGCGGCGCGACCCGCTCGACACCGAGCGCAACGACGCCCTGGTCGCGCTGGCCCGCCGGCACCGGCTGCCGTACGTCGCCACCAACAACGTCCACCACGCCACGCCCGCGGGCCACCGGCTGGCGACCGTCGTCGCCGCGGTCCGCGCCCGCCGCAGCCTGGACGAGGTCGACGGCTGGCTGCCCGCCAACGCCGCCGCGCACCTGCGGTCGGGGGAGGAGCAGGCGCGGCGGTTCGCGCGGTGGCCGGGCGCGGTGGAGACGGCGGCGGAGGTGGCGAAGGACTGCGCGTTCGACCTGTCGGTCGTCGCGCCGCGGCTGCCCGACTGCCCGGTGCCGGAGGGGCACACCGAGATGTCGTGGCTGCGCGAGCTGACCATGCGCGGCGCGGTCCGCCCGTACGGCACCCGCGACGCCGAGACCGCGCCCGGCGCGTACGCGATGCTCGACAAGGAGCTCGCGGTGATCGACGCGATGGGGTTCGCCGGGTACTTCCTGATCGTCCACGACATCGTGCAGTTCTGCCGGCGCGAGAACATCTTCTGCCAGGGCCGCGGCTCCGCCGCGAACAGCGCCGTCTGCTACGTCATCGGCATCACCGCCGTCGACGCGGTGCGGCTGAAGCTGCTGTTCGAGCGGTTCCTCTCGCCGCACCGCGACGGCCCGCCGGACATCGACCTCGACATCGAGAACGGCCGCCGCGAGGAGGTGATCCAGTACGTCTACGCCCGCTACGGCCGCGACCGCGCGGCCCAGGTCTGCAACGTCATCACCTACCGGCCGCGCAGCGCGATCCGCGAGGTGGGGCGCGCGTTCGGCTACCCGGAGGGGCAGCTCGACGTCTGGTCGCGGCACGTCGACGGCTGGGCGAGGCTGTCCGAGCAGCCGGACCTCGACGTGCCGGCGCCGGTCATGGAGCAGGCGGCGGCGTTGCAGCAGGCGCCGCGGCACCTCGGCATCCACTCCGGCGGCATGGTCGTCTGCGACCGGCCGATCCTCGAGGTCTGCCCGGTCGAGTGGGCGCGGATGCCCGGCCGCACCGTGCTCCAGTGGGACAAGGACGACTGCGCCGCGACGGGTCTGGTGAAGTTCGACCTGCTCGGGCTCGGCATGCTCACCGCGCTGCACAAGACGTTCGACCTGATGCGCGAGCACCACGGCGTCGACCTGGACCTCGCGACGATCCCGCAGGAGGACCCCGAGGTCTACGACATGCTCTGCCGCGCCGACTCGGTCGGCGTGTTCCAGGTCGAGTCGCGGGCGCAGATGGCGACGCTGCCGCGGCTGCGCCCCAGGGAGTTCTTCGACCTCGTCATCGAGGTCGCGCTGATCCGCCCAGGCCCGATCCAGGGCGGCAGCGTCCACCCCTACCTGCGCCGCCGGCACGGCGCCGAGCCGGTCACCTACCTGCACCCGCTGCTGAAGCCGGCGCTGGAGAAGACGCTCGGCGTGCCGCTGTTCCAGGAGCAGCTCATGCAGATCGCCGTCGACGTCGCGGGCTTCACGCCCGCCGACGCCGACGAGCTGCGCATCGCCATGGGCGCCAAGCGGTCCAAGGAGCGCATGACCCGCCTCCGCGACCGGCTGATGGCCGGCATGGCCGCCAACGACGTCCCACCGGACGTCGCGGAGCAGATCTACGACAAGCTCGTGGCGTTCGCCAACTACGGCTTCCCCGAGTCGCACTCGGTGTCGTTCGCCTACCTCGTCTACGCCAGCGCCTGGCTCAAGCTGCGCTACCCGGCGGCGTTCCTCGCCGCGCTGCTGAACTCCCAGCCGATGGGGTTCTACTCGCCGCAGTCGCTCGTCGCCGACGCCCGCCGGCACGGCGTCACCGTCCGCGGCGTCGACGTCAACGCCTCCCGCGCCGACGCCGACCTCGAGCCCGACGGCGCCGTGCGGCTCGGCCTGTCCTACGTGCGCTCGCTCTCCAAGACCGTCGCCGAACGCATCGAGGAGGGGCGGCCGTACGCGTCCATGGCCGAGCTGGTCCGCCGCGTCCCGCTCTCCCAGCGGCAGCTCGAGACGCTCGCGACGGCGGGCGCGTTCGGCTGCTTCGGCCTGGACCGGCGCGGCGCGCTGTGGGCGGCCGGCGCCGTCGCCGCCGGCACCCCCGACCGCCTCGCCGGCGTCGTCGTCGGCGCCGAGCCGCCGCCGCTGCCGCCGATGACACCGGTCGAGGAGGTCGTCGCCGACGTCTGGGCCACGGGGGTGTCCGCCGACCGGCACGTGGTGTCGTTCGTCCGTGACCGGCTCGCCGAGGTCGGCGCCGTCAACGCCGCCGACCTGCGCGGCCTGCCCGACCGCACCCGCGTCTGGGTCGGCGGCGCCGTCATCCACCGGCAGCGGCCCGCGACGGCCGGGGGGACGACGTTCGTCAACCTCGAGGACGAGACCGGCCAGATCAACGTCATCTGCTCGCCCGGCGTCTGGCGGCGGTTCCGCCGCGTCGCGGTCGGCTCGCCGGGGCTGCTCGTCCGCGGCCGCCTGGAGAACGCCCACGGCGTCGCCAACGTCGTCGCCGACAAGCTGGAGCCGTTGCGGCTCGAGGTCACGATGCCGTCTCGGGACTTTCACTGA